The DNA sequence GCCACGAGTTTGAACTAATTAGACGAAAGGCGAGAAGCCACCCTGGTCCGGTTAgctgcccaaaagcagcgaatggGGATGTACTATAACCAAAGGGCTAACCTTCGACATTTccaagtcggggacttggtattaagGAAAGTTACACTACACACCAAGAACCCAAACAACGGGAAACTAGGCCCGAACTGGGAAGGTCCATATAGAGTTGCCGGAATAACAGGGAAAGGTTCATATAAGCTCGAGTCAGGGAACGGtgtgcaactaccgaacaactgggaCGTGGCACACTTAAAatagtactactgctaaggtgcAAACACAATTTCCTTTGAAATTTGTTATGCTTTGGACTAACTTATGCAGGTACTCGGTCAAGGGTAAATTTGacaattaggtctgaaagcatgtgttgtactctttttctcttGGACCAGTTTTTCCAGAAGTGGGTTTTACGACAAGAGTTTTatgaggcaacagtaaaacgtGCTACCTTGTTTACGAAGACCGGCCTAAGGCCGAAATTTCTGACCACCCGTATTGGACCGACAGTATTCGAGCCCTCACAAGTTTAGTCTCAAAtactgtggggggggggggagggggattaCGCCCTAAGTTAGGATCTTTAGAAAGTGTTCTTATTTGATATTAAAATCTAAGGGTCGCTTATTAGAATTCATTGTAGGGatcaaacggtcaaacgaactgTACCCGTGTAGCTCATTCTTGCCATGACAGAGAGCTTATGCGTCTCCGATACTCTACATGCAAAGTAATGAAAGTAATTTTCCCTCTATATTTTATCACGTCGCATTTGCACCATCGATATATTCATTGAGTTACTTAGAACAAATAAGGGATCCTAAATCCTAGAGCCTACAGGCCTCCCTGAGTCGGGGACTGTTGTCTGATAATAAGATCGGACAGCTCGGGCCATCGAATCCCGGAGGCATCGAGCCTATTAGGAAGGGCTCGAACATGAAAGGCTATGGCCAACTCAAAATTTCTCGGAGACGTCCAAGTCCGTAATCAGAAAGTAAGGTCCTTACATATGATTAAAACCTATTAAAAGGTCGCCCTCGGCAAAACACCATTGGGTACGATTGAAATATTCAAGTATCTTAAAGTCTTCATTTTTATCGGGTATTTCGAAGCCTAAGCAACTCATAGTTGTTATTGAAACCAGGCCTCATTCGAGCTTCGGGGAAATGAGCACTCTAGATTATGTcaaattttatgctaaggcattaatgACATTCTTCAAATAAAGAGTTTCAAATGGATACTAAAAAGTAAAAGACACATTATGGCTGaagggaaaattttatatatatatttcaaaaggCACGATaaaacggcctcaaaataaacaaaaaaaaattacaaaagaaaacaaaaaataaactaAGGCATCTCCGCCTAGTCTTCACTAGAGCGTGATTCATGCCGGAACCCGTGGGCTCATATATCTCTTTAGCCTCCGCTTCAAGCCTCTTTGCCTCTTCAATCTCAACCATTAAATCGAACCCCTGGGCGTGAATTTCCTCGAGGGTCTTCCTTCGGGATAGCCACTTTATGTACTCAACCTTTGTTATCAAGCGGCCCCCGGCTATTTCCATATCGTTTTTATATTGGGCCAGCATCTCCTGGACCTCAGAGGAATTAGTCAAAGTTGCCTCTAACTTGGACTTCAACGCGGTATACTCCTGACCGAGGTCGTCCCGTTCTGAAACGGTTGAACTCAGTTGTGCTCGGAGCTCATCATTTAGCCGAGACTACTTATCGACCTTATCCTTCATCACCCTAAGCTTGTCCTTGACCGATGCCAACTCCTCTTTGGTAGCCTCCATTTCGGAGGCTAGAAGGTTCATCCTGCTCCTCAACATCTCGGCCGAAGCTTTGAGCTCGTTCATCTCGGCTCGAAGCTGGTCAATCAGGTCTATCTTCTCCTGAACCTGCGAGGTTGCGTCATTAGCTACTACGCTTAACCTCTCGTCTTCAAACTCAAATATCCTTACCTTCTCGACCAGTTCGGCATGCTCCCGTTTCATGCACGAAACCTCCCTTTGAGCCTTTTCCAGCTCAGCTTGGAGAATGGGGAGGTCCTTGAGGGCCTCGTTTCTCTGCTCGTTGAGAGCCTTGTACATGTATGTCTGTCAGGCTTGCtcttgagctcgaactcgagctaGCTCATTTCCATCCGAGACCGATGGAAGCTTTCATAATGGAGTACCAAGGCCTCAAAAACAAATTGATGAGATCATTAAGATACGTGAGGTTAAATGAGCTACACGAAGGACACAAAGAAAGGGAAATATACCCAGTTTAGTGCCTGTTGTGCCTCGTTGAAGAGGCTCAATGCGCTCACCTCGTTCACCTTCGTCTGATCCTCTTGGGTCACCCAACAACAAAGATAGTTGGCCACAACAACGGGTCCGGACAACACTCGTTTATCCGTCAGGATCGTAAACGCGACTGTTATTTTGCAATGGGGATCCACCTTTG is a window from the Nicotiana tomentosiformis chromosome 10, ASM39032v3, whole genome shotgun sequence genome containing:
- the LOC138899686 gene encoding uncharacterized protein, translating into MYKALNEQRNEALKDLPILQAELEKAQREVSCMKREHAELVEKVRIFEFEDERLSVVANDATSQVQEKIDLIDQLRAEMNELKASAEMLRSRMNLLASEMEATKEELASVKDKLRVMKDKVDK